A portion of the Leptospirales bacterium genome contains these proteins:
- a CDS encoding biotin--[acetyl-CoA-carboxylase] ligase, whose protein sequence is MSWIDCRPETWLRLDEVDSTNDYLRRSKTNAGVVVLARMQTRGRGRRGRSWQSRPGDSLILSVALDLPPRFSLPLLPLMAGVALYRSLQQLPGAQLRRLAIKWPNDLYLHHEGQWGKLAGLLAEAEGGQDLQRVILGLGLNWQGQAPILADNERPETPAFSLFPDGAPLPLDECVAGFARQLNEILGGSLTGEEVWLSELRQANYLDSHTIQTEQGPAMVCGIGDDGALLAERLSDGRLLKLFDWPEQTAASMV, encoded by the coding sequence ATGAGCTGGATCGATTGCCGGCCAGAAACGTGGCTGCGTCTTGACGAGGTCGATTCCACCAACGACTATTTGCGTCGCAGCAAAACCAATGCTGGCGTCGTTGTGCTGGCCCGCATGCAAACCAGAGGGCGCGGACGTCGCGGTCGAAGCTGGCAGTCGCGACCCGGCGACAGCCTGATCCTGTCTGTTGCGCTGGATTTGCCGCCGCGTTTTTCACTGCCGCTACTGCCGCTGATGGCGGGCGTGGCGCTGTATCGCAGCTTGCAGCAGCTGCCTGGCGCGCAGTTGCGTCGGCTGGCGATCAAGTGGCCCAACGATCTCTATCTGCACCACGAGGGCCAATGGGGCAAACTGGCCGGACTGCTGGCCGAGGCTGAGGGCGGGCAGGACCTGCAGCGAGTCATTCTGGGGCTTGGCCTTAACTGGCAGGGCCAGGCGCCGATTCTTGCCGACAACGAGCGACCGGAGACGCCGGCCTTCAGCCTCTTTCCCGACGGGGCGCCGCTGCCCCTGGATGAATGTGTCGCCGGCTTTGCGCGTCAGTTGAACGAAATCCTTGGCGGGAGCCTGACCGGCGAAGAAGTCTGGCTGAGCGAACTGCGCCAGGCGAATTACTTAGATTCACATACGATCCAAACGGAGCAGGGCCCCGCCATGGTTTGCGGCATTGGCGACGATGGCGCGCTGCTGGCGGAACGCCTGAGCGACGGACGGCTGTTGAAACTTTTCGACTGGCCGGAGCAAACGGCCGCGAGCATGGTATGA
- a CDS encoding trypsin-like peptidase domain-containing protein, producing the protein MAQIRISRLTLINSILAALVAGMIFSPLIYSGIRDAISGVSQTQADPLSANDQHAALELQQSFINIYKKASPSVVFIKTNVLVRSGFWLDLYRQQEQAGSGFVIDREGHIVTNNHVVAGARKIEVIFSDNSTQTARLVGRDEASDVAVIRVAASERLVPALLGDSDKVEVGQLAFALGAPFGLDRTFTVGSISAKARRIDSTQFSRIQTDASINPGNSGGPLLNVFGQVIGINQSIYSTSGGNVGIGFAIPINEAKSVIERLKREQRVIGTPTLGVQVGAPAAALRQDLGVGQREGVIVIQVLPGSAAADAGLQEYDFIYSVNNKPVRSPEDLVGEVQRVGVDGKLELKIMRNKHDLTLQATVGESLDE; encoded by the coding sequence ATGGCCCAAATACGAATCTCTCGATTGACGCTGATCAATTCCATCCTGGCCGCATTGGTGGCGGGGATGATTTTCAGTCCCCTGATCTACAGCGGGATTCGCGATGCAATCAGCGGCGTCAGCCAGACGCAAGCCGATCCGCTCTCGGCCAACGACCAGCACGCCGCACTGGAGCTGCAGCAATCCTTTATCAATATCTATAAGAAAGCCTCGCCCTCCGTGGTCTTTATCAAAACCAATGTCCTGGTGCGCTCCGGCTTCTGGCTGGATCTTTACCGCCAGCAAGAGCAAGCTGGCTCCGGCTTTGTGATCGATCGTGAGGGACACATCGTCACCAACAACCACGTAGTAGCCGGCGCGCGCAAAATTGAGGTGATCTTCAGCGACAATTCCACGCAGACAGCCCGGCTGGTCGGTCGCGATGAAGCCAGCGACGTCGCCGTCATTCGTGTGGCGGCTTCGGAGCGATTGGTGCCGGCGCTGCTGGGCGATTCCGATAAGGTTGAAGTTGGCCAGCTGGCATTTGCACTGGGCGCTCCCTTCGGTCTGGACCGCACCTTTACGGTCGGCTCGATTTCAGCTAAGGCGCGCCGTATTGACAGCACCCAGTTTTCGCGTATTCAGACTGACGCCTCAATCAATCCCGGCAATTCCGGCGGTCCCTTGCTAAATGTCTTTGGGCAGGTTATCGGCATCAACCAGTCGATCTACTCGACCAGCGGCGGCAATGTGGGCATTGGCTTTGCCATTCCTATTAACGAAGCCAAGAGCGTAATCGAACGCCTGAAGCGCGAACAGCGTGTCATCGGTACGCCGACATTAGGCGTTCAGGTTGGCGCGCCGGCGGCTGCGTTGCGGCAGGATCTGGGCGTCGGTCAGCGCGAGGGCGTCATTGTGATTCAGGTGCTGCCAGGTTCTGCGGCGGCGGATGCCGGACTGCAGGAATACGACTTCATCTACAGCGTAAACAACAAGCCGGTGCGGAGTCCGGAAGACCTGGTTGGCGAAGTGCAGCGCGTTGGCGTCGACGGTAAACTGGAACTGAAGATCATGCGCAACAAACACGACCTGACGCTGCAGGCTACTGTCGGCGAGAGCCTCGACGAATGA
- a CDS encoding HRDC domain-containing protein has product MADYLYIERQHQLELAATQLGQGQWIAVDTESSGYFTYQPELCLVQISSPGGHYLIDPLAALNLAPLAPIFASPAITKIFHAAASDMVELRRAHPFEFCCLFDTMIACRMLGLESCSLSSLVQRYLGLALEKKEQKSNWKRRPLTRSQLDYAHTDTIYLHELMQRLAPEIESSGVREEMNQELERLCSAALLPEERREESDAWLRLPGALDLAPRQRAILRELAAVREHRARQENLAVFRIATNDVLLQLLQLQPAAQQELERVRGLHPALLRKDGRRLLQAFQGDAIIKDEELPRREELSSSAIAALKRLKRWRTRIAELRGMDPSMVVNNRALQAIAEAQPASLAELQAMDLLSRWKLQHYGDHLLRVAANTHDGRLPADLPRNQKLEGASLGVRG; this is encoded by the coding sequence GTGGCTGACTACCTCTACATAGAGCGCCAGCACCAGCTGGAACTGGCGGCGACGCAGCTGGGGCAGGGCCAGTGGATTGCGGTGGATACGGAATCCTCTGGTTACTTCACCTACCAGCCCGAGCTCTGCCTTGTCCAAATCTCCAGTCCTGGCGGCCACTACCTGATCGATCCGCTGGCGGCTTTGAATCTGGCCCCGCTGGCGCCAATCTTTGCCTCTCCTGCGATTACGAAGATCTTTCACGCCGCCGCCAGCGACATGGTTGAATTGCGGCGGGCGCATCCCTTTGAGTTCTGTTGTCTTTTCGATACGATGATTGCCTGCCGCATGCTTGGACTGGAGTCCTGTTCGCTCAGCAGCCTTGTGCAGCGCTATCTAGGCCTTGCTCTGGAAAAAAAGGAGCAGAAGTCCAACTGGAAGCGACGACCTCTGACTCGTTCGCAGCTGGACTATGCGCACACCGATACTATTTACCTTCACGAATTGATGCAGCGGCTGGCTCCGGAGATTGAATCATCCGGCGTCCGCGAAGAAATGAATCAAGAATTGGAGCGACTGTGCAGCGCCGCCTTGCTTCCAGAGGAACGCCGAGAGGAAAGCGACGCATGGTTGCGCCTCCCGGGCGCGCTGGATCTTGCTCCGCGCCAACGCGCCATACTCCGCGAGCTGGCAGCGGTGCGCGAGCATCGTGCGCGTCAGGAAAATCTGGCGGTCTTTCGCATTGCTACCAACGACGTATTGCTGCAGCTGCTGCAGCTGCAGCCCGCGGCTCAGCAGGAGCTGGAGCGAGTGCGCGGCTTGCATCCGGCCTTGCTGCGCAAGGACGGACGTCGTCTGCTGCAGGCCTTTCAAGGCGATGCGATTATCAAGGATGAGGAATTGCCGCGGCGCGAAGAACTCTCGTCTTCGGCCATCGCGGCGCTGAAGCGGCTGAAGCGCTGGCGCACGCGGATTGCGGAGCTGCGCGGCATGGATCCGTCGATGGTCGTAAACAACCGCGCGCTGCAAGCGATCGCCGAAGCGCAGCCGGCAAGTCTGGCCGAATTGCAGGCTATGGATCTGCTCAGCCGCTGGAAGCTCCAGCACTATGGCGATCATTTACTCCGCGTGGCCGCAAACACTCATGACGGACGTTTGCCTGCGGACCTGCCGCGCAATCAGAAGCTGGAGGGCGCCAGTCTGGGCGTCAGAGGCTGA
- the lepB gene encoding signal peptidase I, which yields MLIRDRDLAPPRKKGISRQQALIGAVGGLALGFLSRFAIHAWLVFPFSPQSAAMAPALPAGHRVYVWRNFDRNELQRGTIVLYRHPQQSDRFLIGRIIGLPGEQVQLHERRVYINNQLLGQAIAAPWEAAAERNALYREPPDPENSAHRDFFPPRILKENEVFVLGDNRPEAFDSRILGPIDRQLLDGVIHADQAPNQVFATSR from the coding sequence GTGCTCATCCGCGATCGCGACCTGGCGCCGCCGCGCAAGAAGGGAATCAGCCGCCAGCAGGCCCTGATTGGAGCGGTCGGCGGCCTGGCGCTTGGATTCCTGTCGCGCTTTGCCATCCATGCCTGGCTGGTTTTTCCGTTCAGCCCGCAGAGTGCAGCAATGGCCCCGGCCCTGCCGGCAGGACATCGCGTTTATGTCTGGCGCAATTTTGATCGCAATGAGCTGCAGCGCGGCACGATTGTACTCTATCGACACCCGCAACAATCGGATCGTTTCCTGATTGGCCGCATTATTGGGCTGCCAGGCGAGCAAGTGCAACTGCATGAGCGCCGGGTCTATATCAACAACCAGCTTCTTGGCCAGGCCATTGCAGCTCCCTGGGAGGCGGCTGCCGAGCGCAACGCCCTTTATCGCGAACCGCCCGATCCGGAAAATAGCGCGCACCGCGACTTTTTTCCTCCGCGCATATTGAAAGAGAACGAGGTCTTTGTCCTTGGCGACAATCGTCCCGAAGCCTTTGATTCGCGAATTCTTGGTCCAATTGACAGACAGTTGCTAGATGGAGTCATCCACGCCGATCAAGCCCCAAACCAGGTATTCGCTACCAGTCGATGA
- a CDS encoding acyl-CoA dehydrogenase family protein: MSLNSSANPGLAPFDISDYRGVAGLNFYDSDPALRDLAEENAAGDAPYAADLEHHLSGYGALCGGILNDLAEAAHKEGKYGYVEQFDRAGNRIDRVVYCTEQLELRRISYEYGICNLDFHPDWKHRFSMFHRMALAYLANLNGEAGFTCPLAMTDGMIRALKALGAEEQQQRYLQLVAARGSASHFMCGQYVTERVGGSNVAQNRTVAERRADGSWTLNGEKWFCSNPGDLWVTTARVNGGSTIGLFLVPRLKRNGELNGARILRKKDIIGSRGKITVEVVYEDCEAEELGRPAHGLANLIKYVIQTSRLHVAVSGAGISRRAFLEARAYSRAREAYGRKIKDFPSSQRTLAEMQCLHQAQTLLCFRNLNLAERGAASALALSPLLKYTGSALSTWLTHQAILLHGGNGILGDFSILPRLHNDSIINETWEGTHQIIAEHTHKAFQRSRVQAALAAELELMLTAAPASLDSAAQQARADFQRAQAMCKDSAWLASNGLVLCDTLYQSLALAELIRQAGRKGGVYIELALGFAEIVRRGRMGACERGGLFADAERMQAIIDW, from the coding sequence ATGAGCCTGAATTCTTCCGCCAATCCGGGGTTGGCCCCCTTCGATATCAGCGACTACAGAGGAGTGGCCGGCCTGAATTTTTACGACTCTGATCCGGCGTTGCGCGATCTTGCAGAGGAAAACGCAGCGGGCGACGCGCCTTACGCCGCCGATCTCGAGCATCACCTGTCCGGATACGGCGCCCTGTGTGGCGGCATCCTCAACGACCTGGCGGAGGCGGCGCACAAGGAGGGAAAGTACGGATACGTGGAACAATTTGATCGCGCCGGCAATCGTATTGATCGCGTGGTCTACTGCACGGAACAATTGGAGTTGAGACGCATCTCCTACGAGTACGGAATCTGCAACCTTGACTTTCACCCCGATTGGAAACATCGCTTCAGTATGTTCCATCGCATGGCCCTGGCTTACCTGGCCAATCTCAATGGCGAGGCAGGCTTTACCTGTCCTCTGGCCATGACCGACGGCATGATCCGCGCCCTGAAGGCCCTCGGCGCCGAAGAGCAGCAGCAGCGTTATCTACAACTTGTTGCGGCCAGGGGATCCGCATCGCACTTCATGTGCGGACAGTATGTAACGGAACGTGTGGGCGGGTCGAATGTTGCTCAGAATCGGACGGTGGCGGAACGACGCGCCGATGGCAGCTGGACGCTCAACGGCGAGAAGTGGTTCTGTTCCAATCCCGGCGATCTGTGGGTAACGACGGCGCGCGTCAATGGCGGTTCGACCATCGGCCTGTTTCTTGTTCCCCGCCTGAAACGCAATGGCGAGCTCAACGGCGCGCGCATTCTGCGCAAGAAAGATATCATTGGCTCGCGGGGCAAGATCACCGTCGAAGTAGTCTACGAGGACTGCGAGGCGGAAGAGCTAGGCCGCCCGGCCCATGGATTGGCCAACTTGATCAAGTATGTAATTCAGACATCGCGTCTGCACGTTGCCGTTTCCGGCGCGGGCATTAGCCGGCGCGCATTTCTGGAGGCCCGCGCTTATTCCCGGGCCCGCGAAGCTTACGGCAGAAAGATCAAGGACTTTCCCTCCAGCCAGCGAACCCTCGCTGAGATGCAATGCCTGCACCAGGCGCAAACTCTGCTGTGTTTTCGAAATCTGAATTTGGCGGAGCGTGGTGCGGCCAGCGCACTGGCGCTCTCACCGCTGCTCAAGTACACAGGTTCTGCCCTCAGCACCTGGCTAACCCACCAGGCTATTCTACTCCACGGCGGCAACGGCATCCTGGGCGACTTCTCCATCCTTCCGCGCCTGCACAATGATTCGATCATCAATGAGACCTGGGAGGGCACGCATCAGATTATTGCCGAGCATACGCACAAGGCCTTCCAACGATCGCGCGTGCAGGCCGCGCTGGCAGCGGAACTGGAGCTAATGCTTACAGCGGCGCCTGCTTCGCTGGACTCTGCAGCGCAACAGGCGCGCGCCGATTTTCAGCGCGCCCAAGCGATGTGCAAGGATTCCGCCTGGTTGGCGAGCAACGGTCTGGTATTGTGTGATACCTTGTATCAATCTCTGGCTCTGGCGGAACTGATTCGCCAGGCCGGCCGCAAGGGCGGAGTCTATATTGAGCTGGCGCTGGGATTTGCTGAGATCGTGCGTCGCGGTCGCATGGGAGCCTGTGAGCGCGGCGGATTGTTTGCCGATGCCGAGCGCATGCAGGCGATCATCGACTGGTAG
- a CDS encoding FecR family protein — protein sequence MTGWIDVAARRWQQTLLGLLAALALLSAANCKEEATDLRLIVTKVEGDVRLQRDSQERQLKLGDLLERRDVILTGKDSWVDLRSGTIGVLRLKAESRIEVADFERRLDIRQTAGRSLFAFEKLGGQTEVSIQTPTIVAAVRGTSFGVAVQEEDARVAVLSGAVEVQSGEQRLAVAALSEARSGGDRPLRSAALSREARSDLREIIEIESIGDLSEFAEIQSRLTDMELSESGDGSVDQLPPRNIREER from the coding sequence ATGACTGGATGGATCGATGTCGCGGCGCGACGCTGGCAGCAGACGCTCCTCGGCCTCTTAGCCGCGCTGGCTCTTCTGTCGGCTGCCAACTGCAAAGAGGAAGCGACGGATCTGCGTCTGATAGTTACCAAAGTAGAAGGCGACGTTCGCCTGCAGCGCGATAGTCAGGAGCGCCAATTGAAACTGGGCGATCTTCTGGAACGCAGGGATGTTATACTGACCGGCAAGGACTCGTGGGTCGATCTGCGCTCCGGGACAATCGGAGTCCTGCGTCTGAAGGCCGAATCGCGCATCGAAGTCGCCGATTTTGAACGGCGTCTCGACATCCGCCAAACGGCCGGCCGTTCGCTTTTTGCTTTTGAAAAACTGGGCGGCCAAACGGAAGTATCGATTCAAACGCCTACGATCGTGGCCGCAGTGCGCGGTACAAGCTTTGGCGTCGCTGTTCAGGAAGAAGATGCTCGCGTGGCGGTTCTGTCCGGGGCCGTCGAGGTGCAGTCCGGCGAGCAAAGGCTGGCTGTCGCAGCCCTCAGCGAGGCGCGAAGCGGCGGCGACCGGCCGCTGCGCAGCGCGGCGCTGTCGCGCGAGGCGCGCAGCGATCTGCGCGAAATCATTGAAATTGAAAGCATCGGCGACCTCAGCGAGTTTGCTGAGATTCAAAGCCGACTCACCGATATGGAATTGAGCGAGTCCGGCGATGGCAGCGTGGACCAGTTGCCGCCGCGCAACATTCGGGAGGAACGATGA
- a CDS encoding tetratricopeptide repeat protein, which translates to MNRLSMRIAILPGLCLWILGAVSCASAESLFRRGLEAERGERNSEALEFYRAAVEADPDFVKASNNRALLLLKADQKAEALAEIERALQRQPRYAVGLVTRGNIREALGQNESALADYAAALEAAPELNEALFNRGNLLLKMRRPGEALTYLRQAHQALPDARDIAAARATAEKSAGDPAVALRIFRELQQQSPGSESLERHIAECLLALKEYQAARESFERLYARSGRSAYLFQAAVAAYAAQDLNNARSMLQQVIEKKPDEARAYYLLGMLDFKNNARASAIQNLQKYLELQQGDEETARRVQTLLQHLQGSQTAP; encoded by the coding sequence ATGAACCGCCTGTCGATGCGAATTGCCATCCTGCCAGGTCTGTGTCTATGGATTCTGGGGGCCGTCTCGTGCGCTTCGGCGGAGTCCCTTTTCAGACGCGGGCTGGAAGCTGAGCGCGGCGAACGAAACAGCGAAGCGCTCGAATTTTATCGTGCGGCCGTGGAAGCAGATCCAGATTTTGTCAAAGCTTCCAACAATCGCGCTTTGCTCTTACTGAAAGCCGATCAGAAAGCGGAAGCGCTGGCTGAAATTGAACGCGCCCTGCAACGCCAGCCGCGATACGCAGTCGGTCTTGTGACTCGTGGGAACATTCGCGAAGCGCTGGGGCAGAATGAATCAGCACTTGCCGACTACGCGGCAGCGCTTGAGGCGGCGCCGGAACTGAATGAGGCTCTGTTCAATCGCGGCAACCTGCTGCTGAAAATGCGCCGCCCAGGCGAGGCGCTCACCTACCTCCGCCAGGCGCATCAGGCTCTGCCCGATGCGCGCGATATAGCTGCGGCGCGGGCCACGGCAGAAAAATCGGCCGGCGATCCAGCCGTGGCCTTGCGCATTTTCCGCGAACTCCAACAGCAATCGCCAGGCAGCGAAAGTCTGGAGCGCCACATTGCCGAGTGCTTGCTGGCTCTAAAGGAATACCAGGCGGCCAGGGAATCCTTTGAACGCCTCTACGCACGCAGTGGTCGAAGCGCATATCTGTTTCAGGCTGCTGTGGCAGCCTACGCCGCCCAGGACCTCAATAATGCACGCAGCATGCTGCAGCAAGTGATTGAGAAAAAGCCCGACGAGGCCCGCGCCTATTACCTTCTTGGCATGCTGGACTTCAAAAACAACGCCAGAGCATCTGCCATTCAAAATCTGCAGAAGTATCTGGAATTGCAGCAAGGCGATGAGGAGACCGCCCGCCGCGTTCAGACTCTACTGCAGCACCTGCAGGGATCTCAAACCGCGCCGTAA
- the ispG gene encoding (E)-4-hydroxy-3-methylbut-2-enyl-diphosphate synthase: protein MPTVRSDSPGALYCSSPLDYQRFATRVVMVGDVPVGGAHPIVLQSMCIQDTMQTEEVIAEAIELYRAGSQIVRITAPGPRDAENLGRIKAGLRKRGFHFPIVADIHFAPKAAMIAAEHVEKVRINPGNFADRKRFAVLEYSDSEYAEELLRVEEVFLPLVQRCKELGRAMRIGANHGSLSDRVMNRYGDTPLGMVESALEFIRIARSIDYHEIIVSMKASNPQVMVQAYRLLTARFREMGWDYPLHLGVTEAGSGQDGRIKSAIGIRSLLDDGIGDTIRVSLTEDAIHEIPAARRIAAPYQSAAPATGPTPAADRRLGDRFRNSITPYEYRRFLSETAHGRGLHLGAKHQHRILLALDDSEAARPELLHDLRQRGADAFVVSPATSGIALQADAGPVLVNCETQLELCEALPLDASGALLHVQAGEGDPARLLHALAALHARDQMAILRLRVGDLSESALDHVRTLLRGCSSLPAEMMALQLETSPSAHPSTVRAVRALAALLLEFEETWNRPLSPLVLAANCASFEEGAFEASAAFGPPLLDGLGDALLLHCPGSAQDRLKLQLDILQAVRLRLSKTEFISCPSCGRTLFDLQTTTARIQARLGHLKGVKIAVMGCIVNGPGEMADADFGYVGAGPGKIHLYLGKEIVKANVDASIADEELERLIREHGRWAPPQAPGQP, encoded by the coding sequence ATGCCTACCGTCCGCAGCGATTCCCCTGGCGCCCTCTATTGCTCTTCGCCGCTGGACTACCAGCGTTTCGCTACACGCGTCGTGATGGTTGGCGATGTTCCGGTCGGCGGAGCGCATCCCATTGTCCTGCAATCGATGTGCATTCAGGATACGATGCAGACCGAGGAGGTCATTGCTGAGGCCATAGAGCTGTATCGCGCCGGTTCGCAAATCGTGCGCATTACCGCGCCCGGACCGCGTGATGCGGAAAATCTGGGGCGCATCAAGGCTGGGCTTCGCAAGCGGGGCTTCCATTTTCCCATCGTCGCCGATATCCATTTTGCGCCAAAGGCCGCAATGATTGCCGCCGAGCATGTCGAAAAGGTCCGCATCAATCCAGGTAATTTCGCCGATCGTAAGCGCTTTGCCGTCCTGGAGTATTCCGACAGCGAGTATGCCGAAGAACTGCTGCGCGTCGAGGAAGTCTTCCTTCCCCTGGTGCAACGTTGCAAGGAGCTGGGCCGCGCCATGCGCATTGGCGCCAATCACGGTTCGCTCTCAGATCGAGTGATGAATCGCTATGGCGATACGCCGCTTGGCATGGTAGAGTCCGCCCTTGAATTCATTCGCATCGCGCGCAGCATCGACTATCACGAGATCATTGTCTCAATGAAAGCCTCCAACCCGCAGGTCATGGTTCAAGCATACCGATTGCTGACCGCCCGCTTTCGGGAGATGGGCTGGGACTATCCGCTGCACCTGGGAGTCACCGAAGCTGGCAGCGGCCAGGATGGACGCATCAAGTCTGCCATTGGCATTCGCTCCCTGCTGGATGACGGCATTGGCGACACGATTCGCGTTTCGCTGACAGAAGACGCCATTCATGAAATTCCTGCAGCCCGTCGGATTGCGGCCCCCTACCAGAGCGCCGCTCCGGCGACCGGGCCGACGCCAGCTGCCGATCGCAGGCTGGGTGATCGATTCAGAAACTCTATAACTCCTTATGAATATCGCCGCTTCCTTTCCGAAACTGCCCATGGCCGCGGGCTACATCTGGGCGCCAAGCATCAGCATCGAATTCTACTCGCACTTGACGACAGCGAGGCAGCGCGCCCGGAGCTTTTGCACGATTTGCGCCAACGCGGCGCAGATGCTTTTGTCGTCTCGCCCGCAACCAGTGGCATTGCACTTCAGGCCGATGCTGGACCCGTGCTTGTAAATTGCGAAACTCAGCTTGAACTTTGCGAAGCCTTGCCTCTGGATGCAAGCGGAGCGCTACTGCACGTGCAGGCTGGCGAGGGCGATCCGGCGCGCTTACTGCATGCACTCGCGGCGTTGCACGCTCGCGACCAAATGGCGATTTTGCGCCTGCGCGTGGGCGATCTTTCCGAATCAGCTCTCGATCATGTTCGCACCCTGTTGCGCGGTTGCTCCAGTCTGCCGGCTGAGATGATGGCGCTGCAACTGGAGACCTCGCCATCAGCGCACCCGTCTACGGTTCGGGCTGTGCGCGCCCTCGCCGCTCTGTTGCTTGAATTTGAAGAGACCTGGAATCGACCGCTCTCGCCGCTGGTTCTGGCGGCGAACTGCGCAAGCTTTGAAGAAGGCGCATTTGAGGCTTCGGCGGCCTTTGGTCCGCCGCTACTCGATGGTCTGGGCGACGCTCTCTTGCTTCATTGCCCGGGCTCGGCCCAGGATCGATTGAAGTTGCAACTGGATATTCTGCAGGCGGTGCGCTTACGCCTCAGTAAGACGGAATTCATTTCCTGTCCCAGCTGTGGACGCACTCTTTTCGATTTGCAAACGACTACGGCGCGCATCCAGGCGCGGCTTGGTCATCTCAAAGGCGTCAAGATCGCTGTGATGGGTTGCATCGTGAATGGACCCGGCGAAATGGCTGATGCAGATTTTGGCTACGTAGGCGCCGGGCCTGGCAAGATTCATCTCTATCTGGGCAAGGAAATCGTGAAAGCCAATGTTGATGCAAGCATCGCCGACGAGGAGCTGGAGCGCTTGATTCGAGAACACGGCCGCTGGGCCCCGCCACAAGCGCCGGGCCAGCCATGA